One window of the Hemitrygon akajei chromosome 5, sHemAka1.3, whole genome shotgun sequence genome contains the following:
- the LOC140727726 gene encoding butyrophilin subfamily 1 member A1-like, producing MMYISALVCSLLLVPVDAFKVACDREPTAEIGKDITFKCTFDCNGHCTPAVKWEKKAGSEILYEYKESKSDFSNQHANYSKRIQVDENSINNGKAFLTLKKVHLWDEGDYSFFVSTDGGYEEVSVHLSVWASTDGIHVFWDSNSNVLSCRSSGWYPAPDVMWKDKHGNALPADDEIKLRESDGYFNVTNDLKIIDKMNHYICSKMHKWMAEPKQTRVIFSDGNHLISVDNGEKPSDL from the exons ATGATGTACATCTCAGCACTGGTGTGTTCCTTGTTGCTTGTTCCTGTTG ATGCATTCAAAGTTGCGTGTGACCGCGAGCCAACTGCAGAAATTGGAAAAGATATCACGTTCAAATGTACATTTGATTGCAATGGTCATTGTACTCCAGCAGTGAAATGGGAGAAGAAAGCTGGCTCTGAAATTTTGTATGAGTACAAAGAAAGTAAAAGTGATTTCAGCAACCAGCATGCCAACTACTCAAAAAGAATTCAAGTTGATGAAAATTCAATTAATAACGGCAAAGCATTTCTTACATTGAAGAAGGTTCATCTTTGGGATGAAGGAGATTACTCGTTCTTTGTTAGCACTGATGGTGGATATGAAGAAGTATCTGTTCATCTGTCTGTTTGGG CTAGTACAGATGGCATCCATGTTTTCTGGGATTCCAATTCAAATGTGCTGTCATGCCGGTCTTCAGGGTGGTACCCTGCTCCAGACGTTATGTGGAAGGACAAGCATGGGAATGCATTGCCAGCGGATGATGAAATAAAATTGAGAGAAAGTGATGGATATTTCAACGTGACGAATGATTTGAAAATAATTGACAAAATGAATCACTACATCTGCTCCAAGATGCATAAATGGATGGCGGAGCCTAAGCAGACTCGAGTGATATTTTCAG ATGGAAATCACCTTATCAGTGTGGATAATGGAGAGAAGCCATCAGATTTATAA